CTTTTTGAAgcaagttgtttcttttttaacttcAGGCACTTCTGTGGTTATATTCTATGCATAGAAGGAATGGATCAAATTAGGCTCGCTGCTGAGCCAGGCAGGAGGTTTGAGAGATGATATGAGGTGCTGCTGGGAAAATTTAGTTTGCAATACTTCTTTATGCCTGACACCTTGATGCTTTGCCACCAGGGGCACGACTGAGCAGATGTGTCTAGGAAGAACAATTGGATATTTTCATAATGGATAATTAGCCTCTTCAGTAAAGCAATTAAACATGGTGTCTTTTTTCTGCTTCCCAGCGGGACGATTTCCAAGGCTCAGCCTTCGCTTCGAACTGAGACGTAATAGAGGCGTCTATATCATCCAGTCATATATGCCTTCAATATTGCTGGTTGCCATGTCCTGGGTGTCCTTTTggatcagccaatcagcagtcCCTGCACGTGTATCCCTAGGTTGGTATTAGTTTGATGAGCTCTGTTTTATCTGAAATTTAAATGGAAGTTAAATCAAAGTTGGTGTTCATTCATCTATAGAAAGGTTGAATCATGTACTGGAGgttttaatgtttgattttgaacattaaaacaaGACTACAAGTCTAAAGTCCTGGgtggataaataaaaatgaatcataCTGAacttgttggtgaagattctcagtcattcaggtcatggtaatcataagtgctatatcaaaGGCAACTGGAGTAactgaactgaagaagcttcttggatgagagcaagtccagttgcctacaatatagcacttatgatccTACTGAACCATACTGACAATTTTACTATTCTCACAGCCTAACCAGTAGTGTAGTGTAAAGTGCATCCTGGTGTTGGCACCAGAGAGAAGTCAAAATTATTTGGTTTTCCATGGCAATCTGGTGAGTTTTTGTCCTGAGGGTGGCACTAAAGGAAAGCTCATTAAATGTTCCAGATGGAAAAAGTTCATCCTGTGAGGAGCATAATATCCTGAGTAATTTCATGGTAATATGCCCATTAGGCATTggtatttaaagggacagttcatcccaaaatcaaagacacttattttccctcttacctgcagtgctgtttatcagtctggattgttttggtgtaaatTGCCAAgggttggagatatcggccatagagatgtttgtcttctctccaatataatggagctagatggcacttggcttatggtgctcaaagcgccaagaaaaatacagttaaaaaattcaacagcttttcccagaaatcatgacctggttactcaagataatccacagaccttgttgtgagcagtttgatgtaggaactacttCCTTTCTACCGAACGACAGCCACTAACtgatcactgcacagaaggaagtgtgcatctattcATGTATGAGAGAGAGGCTggtgcttgtgacagcgtgagatgtaaataTTTAAGAATTTATgtgcatctattggcagaaatggtgtataatagtcataagtatgttttcatttgtttataatcacctgaaaataggaatGGTTgggttttgttaccttagagtgAGCCGTTTATGtccacatacagagcaggtcctcttccatggagttcGCCATGCTGTTTCTATAGTATCCCAAAACGGTCAAATCAAACATTGGCTTTGGATAAGGCCATTCGTGTTTTCACGTTTTTACATTGGCCATCGTAGTTCTCCTACGCACTTGGCACATGGGGgatgtttcagttctgcaacctcaccactagatgccactaaattccacacactggacctttaagcgtGTCCTCTTTGGCTAAGCTGTTATGTTAGCTTGCTTAGTTGTGCTAGGAGAGCTAACAGTAGATGAACGCTTTCTTTTCCGCAGTGATTCGGTTGAGACATGTAGTTTgtgagacagaaaatagttcctacatgaaactgctcacaaggactgaggattatcttgaataattGACTCATGATTTTTACagagagacattactgttgagtttttcaaatgtacttttttcaCGAGTGCCATattgttccattatattggagagaatgACATTTCTACCGGCCGATAGCTccaaatagcactacaggtaagaggaaaaatatatatttatgattttggggtgaactgtcccttaaatGTGTAGACGTGGAAATTTGGGCCTGACATTTGGGCAGATGTTACTGAGAGCAAAAAATACAATACTGTTCCCCTCCAGTGTTGTGAATATAATATTGTTTACTGTTAACCtgtgaatatagtgatgttgatGATCACCACTATAATTGGTTGGTGACTTCACACTTTATTATCCTCTCAAGAACAAAATGTAGCAGAAAATGTCagataaatgttaaattaattcTGGTCTGCTGAAGACATTGTATCAGTTCACAGCGTGTGTAGTCTGTTAATGAGACTAAGAGCCCACAGCCATGCTCATGGCTCTGAGCAGCTGTACTTTTATTACAGCAAAAACCCCACAGAAGCTTAATGTGTACTTTGTGCCTGCGTTCTCTGCACAGGGATCACGACTGTTCTCACCATGACCACGCTGATGGTAAGCGCCCGCTCCTCCTTGCCTCGAGCGTCAGCCATCAAGGCGTTGGATGTCTACTTCTGGATCTGTTATGTGTTCGTGTTCGCAGCACTCATTGAGTATGCCTTTGCTCACTACAACGCTGACTACCGGCTCAAAGAGAAGGCCAAGGTGAAGGCCAACAAGCTCAGCTCTGAGGTGAGGGAATCATTCCCATCATGTACTCCCATCAGCATATAACAACATAGAGCTTCAGGGGAGGTGTTGTGAGTAATGAGCACGCCTTTCAAACATAAACCTGGGCCGGGCTCAAACTCCGATGCTGACAAGCAGCCATCCCAGTGACCTTCAGCAAGACAATGAATCTCTATAGAACATAATGGGAAAATAGAGGATTTCCCGTCAGGGAGTAATAGGGTTTCTCATCATACTGTCTGTTTGCTTTGCTGTTGATATACATCTTACCAAGGTATACATTGAGAACAGAATAGGATGACTTGGTAGTATGTTCTGTAAATTGAACATTGAAATTACATAAAAGAACCATAAAAGCATCAACGTCAATACAGAACATGCTGACAACAGAAGAAAAATGAGGAGAAAGACATGGATTGAAGTGAGTGACACTGAATCTTACAGTGGCATGACTGAAACTGTCTGGATATCCAGCATGCATTATCAATGTAAGTAAAACTACAATGACTGTGAAAGTGCATCAGCATTCCAatataaagcagattttttaatgataatCAATACTTGAGGACTTCCTAATCTGCCGTGCTTCAGTAACAGCTTTATGCAGTTCTGGATTGTAATGTTTCATAATCAAAATATCTAAAGTGGCCGATGCTACAAATGCCATGCACAAATAAGAAATACCAAGCACTTCTATGATAAAGTAAAAGGAGAATAAAATGCTAAATGATCTAGAGACacagtgcaaaaaataaaaagaggtgTTTTAACAAAAAGTGGAAAGTGTGTCATTGTTGTATCTATCAGGAATtcaaaaggtccagtgtgtaggatttagtgggctatattggcagtgatggaatataatatacataactatgttttcattagtgtataatcacctaaaactaatagtttttgtgttgttgttgccttcaaatgagccatttatgtcTACTAATAGAGCGGGTCGTCTTTCATGGAGTCTGCCacgttgttctacagtagctcagaatggacaaaccaaacactgttctccacacttggcacacaggagaagtttcagttggttgtaatctgcaacctcaccactagatgccactaaatcatgcacactagacctttaatgaGAACAACTTTGAATGATGTAATGTTTGAAATTCAAAGCATGCCATTTTTTGGTATAATTATAGCACCCTGTTTATTCTTTCCTGATATTTAGCAGAATTCCCTAATTTTTCTGAATTCTACATAAATACCCAGAGGAACATTTTGCTGCTCACAAtagtcttttctttgtctcatcaTAAATAAATCAGTTACTTATTTGGGTATTACTGAATTCTGATCTGTTTTTTCCTAAATAAGGAACAACAGAATAATTCATCACTGAGACAAATTTCTGAAATTGTGAAGGCTCGTTTATAAGCCGGTCAagttttattttggattttactATTATCTCAAGAGCTCATTGTTTCAGACAAGTAAAGATTACTGCAGTGAGAAAGgaaaaagagcattttaagATCATAAATTAGGATCGGGCTGAGACAAGAGGGAGGCTATTTCTCAGGAGCTGAATTTAAGAAGTATGAGAAAATGGTCAAAATTTcatattgatgttttattgAGCTCAGTTATGTCTTAGAGGAAAAAGGCATGTGAACCCTCAGAAAGTGCTGACAcacttccctctctgtctccctacAGTCTATTGTGAAGAACGGCAAACAGGCAATGGTTCTGTTTTCCCTATCGGTCACCGGCATGAACCAGGGGGTGATGATTTCCAACCGCCATGGGCGGCCCCAGCGCTCCAGCAGCGAAATCCCTGGGGAAGGCGGCAGCGAGGAGGCCGAGCCGAGGAGAAGAAGATCCAGGCAGGCGGAGGAGAGCACGGAGGAGAAGAAGTGCTGTTCCAAGTGCGTCTGCAAGCCCATTGATGCCGACACCATCGACATCTACGCCAGGGCCGTGTTCCCTTTCACTTTCGCTGTGGTGAATGTGATCTACTGGGTGGCGTATACCATGTGAAAAGGAGGCAGCAGGTCTGTGCGAATGGCTGCCATCCAGGGCTGTATATAAGAAACTGCTGGAGTTGTGCCACTTCAATGCTGGCAGACTGGTGCAGCTGAAATATACTGCAGGcctcagtttaaaaaaagaaaaaaaaagaaaaaaaaaaagaccttcaGAAGAAATGAAGTGTTACGGCCTGTGAATATGGAAATATGGTAATTAATGGATATAGTTATGAGTTTACAAAGTGTTAACAGGactttatatatttaaatataaatacagagaCGTGCTGTAGAAAGGCAAAGGACTGTGTTGCCTGGTGAAGGTTCACATACACAGTGAATGCAGTTAGCCAACAACCCAGATTTCCATGTCATCCTGTTATATGAACTCAACACAGGAAATGACAACAACATATCCTGCTCGAACACCCGCAGCACTGACCACAAGCTCACATCTCTCCAACACAAACAAGCATAGTTAGCTTCACTAACTCAAAGCAACAATCTGGAGTGAACCGCCTGTTATCTCGAAGAGCAAAAAGCGCCGCCCAAACTAGAGGATAACACGACGAGGTGTACTACTATTCTGCATGGCTGATAACTCACTCACCCTCTTCCCGCGTCATCGCCaccccctctcttcctctctctcctttggtCCTCCAcccattttttttcaattcattTTTCGTTCAGGACACCGTCTGGGGTGTCTTATCTCCTTCTGCCAGTTCTGCCTGTTTCCTCACCATTAAAGGACTTCCTCCACTACCTGTGTGTCTATTTCTCTCTCCTGCcttcaaatggccacttgaacCTAAAATCCAAATGCTTGTTTGGTGGGATTAAAAGACAAGAATGCTGAAATCCCTTCTGGCAAATTTGTCAATGCATGACAAAATATCAGCTGCAGTGATTATAAAAAAGGCTCTAATTTGAGGGATTATGAATAATTGACTTGTGTGTCCAGGTGACAGAGGTCAAGAATTGTGCTCTATGAATAATTTCAGACTCTTGTCTGTCCTTTGTCTGAACTTGGAAATTGATTTCAGAAAAGTTAGGGATGAAAAAGCGCAGCTGCTTCCCAGTCAAAGAATGACCTAGTTTTCTTATTAGATTCAACACCACAGCATTGCCTCTATGATAATCACTGCACTCTCAGGTGTCCTGTCTTACCACTTTATAATTTGATCTTTTAAGAATAGGCAAATATTGTCAGATAATTAATTGGAGGATACTGTATAATGCATCTTAAATAAGATGGAAAGTCTAAAACTAGATCCACTGTAAATATGGGCGTTATGCTATTTTAAGAACCTTACCTATAACAGGACTAAAGTCTGCTCTGAGGGAGGGAACATAGAGCAGCCAAAGTGCagaggattcatcctctgaggaccatGAAGATACATTTCAGA
This genomic stretch from Epinephelus moara isolate mb chromosome 16, YSFRI_EMoa_1.0, whole genome shotgun sequence harbors:
- the gabrd gene encoding gamma-aminobutyric acid receptor subunit delta isoform X3, coding for MAIEVASIDHISEANMEYTMTVFLRQSWHDDRLSYNHTNKTLGLDSRFVDKLWLPDTFIVNAKSAWFHDVTVENKLIRLQPNGVILYSSRITSTVACDMDLTKYPMDEQECMLDLESYGYSSEDIVYHWSESQRHIHGLDKLELSQFTITDYRFVTEMMNFKSAGRFPRLSLRFELRRNRGVYIIQSYMPSILLVAMSWVSFWISQSAVPARVSLGITTVLTMTTLMVSARSSLPRASAIKALDVYFWICYVFVFAALIEYAFAHYNADYRLKEKAKVKANKLSSESIVKNGKQAMVLFSLSVTGMNQGVMISNRHGRPQRSSSEIPGEGGSEEAEPRRRRSRQAEESTEEKKCCSKCVCKPIDADTIDIYARAVFPFTFAVVNVIYWVAYTM
- the gabrd gene encoding gamma-aminobutyric acid receptor subunit delta isoform X1, whose product is MEIPTFLLPSLALLFVGGDIFTWAMLSDIGDYVGTDIEISWLPNLDDLMKGYARNFRPGIGGPPVNVAMAIEVASIDHISEANMEYTMTVFLRQSWHDDRLSYNHTNKTLGLDSRFVDKLWLPDTFIVNAKSAWFHDVTVENKLIRLQPNGVILYSSRITSTVACDMDLTKYPMDEQECMLDLESYGYSSEDIVYHWSESQRHIHGLDKLELSQFTITDYRFVTEMMNFKSAGRFPRLSLRFELRRNRGVYIIQSYMPSILLVAMSWVSFWISQSAVPARVSLGITTVLTMTTLMVSARSSLPRASAIKALDVYFWICYVFVFAALIEYAFAHYNADYRLKEKAKVKANKLSSESIVKNGKQAMVLFSLSVTGMNQGVMISNRHGRPQRSSSEIPGEGGSEEAEPRRRRSRQAEESTEEKKCCSKCVCKPIDADTIDIYARAVFPFTFAVVNVIYWVAYTM
- the gabrd gene encoding gamma-aminobutyric acid receptor subunit delta isoform X2 gives rise to the protein MTVFLRQSWHDDRLSYNHTNKTLGLDSRFVDKLWLPDTFIVNAKSAWFHDVTVENKLIRLQPNGVILYSSRITSTVACDMDLTKYPMDEQECMLDLESYGYSSEDIVYHWSESQRHIHGLDKLELSQFTITDYRFVTEMMNFKSAGRFPRLSLRFELRRNRGVYIIQSYMPSILLVAMSWVSFWISQSAVPARVSLGITTVLTMTTLMVSARSSLPRASAIKALDVYFWICYVFVFAALIEYAFAHYNADYRLKEKAKVKANKLSSESIVKNGKQAMVLFSLSVTGMNQGVMISNRHGRPQRSSSEIPGEGGSEEAEPRRRRSRQAEESTEEKKCCSKCVCKPIDADTIDIYARAVFPFTFAVVNVIYWVAYTM